One window of Trifolium pratense cultivar HEN17-A07 linkage group LG5, ARS_RC_1.1, whole genome shotgun sequence genomic DNA carries:
- the LOC123887431 gene encoding transcription termination factor MTERF5, chloroplastic-like isoform X3, whose product MFVFASFICSDIPQTLQLSKPTKMKSFSSIQPPHCFHFAPFFSSTSIRFCIRTPIPFSARVFFCQAKSGTNESFNIKVLPPTLLADPHIVYLMEHGMNSDQIRTLMRRSPAFARYSLEDKIKPLVEFFLELGVPKEQIPIILTKRPQLCALSLSKNIKPTVKFLESLGADKKQWVKAIYRFPTLLTYSKQKINEKVDFLLELGISDESIGRILTRFPNIVGCSVEDNLRPTATYFRSLGVDVGALLLRCPQMIGLSIEANIKPVTEFFLERGYTLEEIGTMISRCAMLYTYSLTETMVPKLDFFMTTDYPKSELVNFPQYFGYSLEQRIKPRYARMKASGVRVVLNRLLSVTSSDFEEILLKKLKKLQVD is encoded by the exons ATGTTTGTTTTTGCATCTTTCATTTGCAGTGATATTCCACAAACATTACAACTCTCAAAACCCACAAAGATGAAATCTTTCTCTTCAATTCAACCACCCCACTGTTTCCATTTCGCACCATTTTTCTCTTCCACTTCCATAAG ATTTTGCATCAGGACTCCAATTCCTTTCTCTGCAAGGGTCTTCTTTTGTCAGGCAAAATCTG GCACGAATGAGTCATTCAACATAAAAGTGTTGCCTCCAACCCTATTAGCAGACCCTCATATTGTTTATCTTATGGAACATGGAATGAATAGTGATCAAATTAGGACTCTTATGCGACGATCCCCGGCTTTTGCCCGCTATAGTTTGGAGGATAAAATTAAGCCATTGGTTGAGTTTTTTCTTGAACTTGGAGTGCCGAAAGAACAAATTCCTATTATCCTCACTAAAAGGCCTCAATTATGTGCACTCAGTCTATCTAAAAATATTAAGCCCACCGTGAAATTCCTCGAATCTTTGGGGGCCGACAAGAAACAATGGGTGAAAGCTATCTACCGTTTCCCGACCTTGCTAACTTATAGCAAGCAGAAAATTAATGAAAAGGTAGATTTTCTCCTTGAATTAGGCATCTCAGACGAGAGCATAGGTAGGATTTTAACTCGTTTCCCTAATATCGTTGGTTGCAGTGTAGAGGACAATCTCCGACCAACAGCAACGTACTTCCGTTCATTAGGGGTTGATGTTGGCGCTCTTCTGTTGAGGTGTCCGCAAATGATTGGTCTTAGCATTGAGGCGAATATAAAGCCTGTAACAGAATTTTTCTTGGAAAGGGGATATACCTTGGAAGAAATTGGGACTATGATTTCGAGATGTGCAATGTTGTACACTTACAGCTTGACTGAGACTATGGTcccaaaattggatttttttatgACTACGGATTACCCGAAATCAGAGCTGGTTAACTTCCCTCAATATTTTGGATACAGTTTAGAACAAAGGATTAAACCGAGATATGCACGCATGAAAGCTTCTGGAGTAAGAGTAGTGTTGAATCGGCTTCTTTCAGTGACAAGCAGCGACTTTGAAGAgatcttattaaaa
- the LOC123887431 gene encoding transcription termination factor MTERF5, chloroplastic-like isoform X2, translated as MFVFASFICSDIPQTLQLSKPTKMKSFSSIQPPHCFHFAPFFSSTSIRTPIPFSARVFFCQAKSGTNESFNIKVLPPTLLADPHIVYLMEHGMNSDQIRTLMRRSPAFARYSLEDKIKPLVEFFLELGVPKEQIPIILTKRPQLCALSLSKNIKPTVKFLESLGADKKQWVKAIYRFPTLLTYSKQKINEKVDFLLELGISDESIGRILTRFPNIVGCSVEDNLRPTATYFRSLGVDVGALLLRCPQMIGLSIEANIKPVTEFFLERGYTLEEIGTMISRCAMLYTYSLTETMVPKLDFFMTTDYPKSELVNFPQYFGYSLEQRIKPRYARMKASGVRVVLNRLLSVTSSDFEEILLKKLKKLQVD; from the exons ATGTTTGTTTTTGCATCTTTCATTTGCAGTGATATTCCACAAACATTACAACTCTCAAAACCCACAAAGATGAAATCTTTCTCTTCAATTCAACCACCCCACTGTTTCCATTTCGCACCATTTTTCTCTTCCACTTCCATAAG GACTCCAATTCCTTTCTCTGCAAGGGTCTTCTTTTGTCAGGCAAAATCTG GCACGAATGAGTCATTCAACATAAAAGTGTTGCCTCCAACCCTATTAGCAGACCCTCATATTGTTTATCTTATGGAACATGGAATGAATAGTGATCAAATTAGGACTCTTATGCGACGATCCCCGGCTTTTGCCCGCTATAGTTTGGAGGATAAAATTAAGCCATTGGTTGAGTTTTTTCTTGAACTTGGAGTGCCGAAAGAACAAATTCCTATTATCCTCACTAAAAGGCCTCAATTATGTGCACTCAGTCTATCTAAAAATATTAAGCCCACCGTGAAATTCCTCGAATCTTTGGGGGCCGACAAGAAACAATGGGTGAAAGCTATCTACCGTTTCCCGACCTTGCTAACTTATAGCAAGCAGAAAATTAATGAAAAGGTAGATTTTCTCCTTGAATTAGGCATCTCAGACGAGAGCATAGGTAGGATTTTAACTCGTTTCCCTAATATCGTTGGTTGCAGTGTAGAGGACAATCTCCGACCAACAGCAACGTACTTCCGTTCATTAGGGGTTGATGTTGGCGCTCTTCTGTTGAGGTGTCCGCAAATGATTGGTCTTAGCATTGAGGCGAATATAAAGCCTGTAACAGAATTTTTCTTGGAAAGGGGATATACCTTGGAAGAAATTGGGACTATGATTTCGAGATGTGCAATGTTGTACACTTACAGCTTGACTGAGACTATGGTcccaaaattggatttttttatgACTACGGATTACCCGAAATCAGAGCTGGTTAACTTCCCTCAATATTTTGGATACAGTTTAGAACAAAGGATTAAACCGAGATATGCACGCATGAAAGCTTCTGGAGTAAGAGTAGTGTTGAATCGGCTTCTTTCAGTGACAAGCAGCGACTTTGAAGAgatcttattaaaa